In Thermus antranikianii DSM 12462, one DNA window encodes the following:
- a CDS encoding complex I NDUFA9 subunit family protein, translating into MRVFVVGGTGFVGQALVRRLLQGGHTPLVLARTPRDLPAGAVFVEGDITREVPDLAGVEAAIYLAGIIRERGQTFRAVHVEGVKNLLQGMRRAGVERLLHMSALGVGKGTGSRYHETKAEGEALVRESGLAWTIFRPSLIFGPGDEFFGQVLKGLVCAPLPFVPLIGDGSFPFRPVYVGDVAEAFAGALERGLRGTFDLVGPKEYTFRELLELCMRVVGRRKPFVPIPLWLMDLAVPLLSRLPFAPITRDQYLMLKEGNTAPFPEALKDLFPAPKALEEVLPTYLKC; encoded by the coding sequence ATGCGGGTCTTCGTGGTAGGGGGCACGGGCTTCGTGGGCCAGGCCCTGGTGCGCCGCCTCCTCCAGGGGGGGCACACCCCCCTGGTTCTGGCCCGCACCCCCCGGGACCTGCCCGCGGGGGCCGTTTTCGTGGAGGGGGACATCACCCGGGAGGTGCCGGACCTTGCTGGGGTGGAGGCCGCCATCTACCTGGCGGGCATCATCCGCGAACGGGGCCAGACCTTCCGGGCGGTGCACGTGGAGGGGGTGAAAAACCTCCTCCAGGGCATGCGCCGAGCCGGGGTGGAGCGCCTCCTCCACATGTCCGCCCTGGGGGTGGGGAAGGGCACGGGAAGCCGCTACCACGAGACCAAGGCGGAGGGGGAGGCCCTGGTGCGGGAAAGCGGCCTGGCCTGGACCATCTTCCGCCCCAGCCTCATCTTCGGCCCGGGGGATGAGTTCTTTGGCCAGGTCCTCAAGGGGCTGGTCTGCGCCCCCCTGCCCTTTGTCCCCCTCATCGGGGACGGGAGCTTTCCCTTCCGCCCGGTCTATGTGGGGGACGTGGCCGAGGCCTTTGCCGGCGCCCTGGAGCGGGGTCTTCGGGGCACCTTTGACCTGGTGGGGCCCAAGGAGTACACCTTCCGGGAGCTTTTAGAGCTTTGCATGAGGGTTGTGGGCCGGAGGAAACCCTTTGTCCCCATACCCCTTTGGCTGATGGACCTGGCCGTACCCCTCCTATCCCGTCTTCCCTTCGCCCCCATCACCCGGGACCAGTACCTCATGCTGAAGGAGGGGAACACCGCTCCCTTTCCCGAAGCCCTAAAGGACCTCTTCCCGGCGCCCAAGGCCCTGGAGGAGGTCCTTCCCACCTACCTCAAGTGCTAG
- a CDS encoding UDP-N-acetylglucosamine--N-acetylmuramyl-(pentapeptide) pyrophosphoryl-undecaprenol N-acetylglucosamine transferase: MVLLTGGGTGGHLFPALAVAEELRKRGLEVFYLGSQGGLEARLLPETSIPHALIPAGKLDRSAFKPKEAQKLLLGLGAAWRLLAERRPRAILSTGGYAGFPGAMVGELKGIPVLLHEQNAKLGLAIRLLAPMARGLALSVPVTLSPGLARKARVTGYPVREVRYPKAEAKARLGFPPDKPLLLILGGSQGSLELNEKLPPLLKPLNLPVLHQLGERWLERYRHLEEEDYRVAGFVDTPLAMSAADLLLARAGAGTLAEAAYHRLPALLFPLSPSLDGGAQAANAQVYRQAGGAELGDLARLAKQVEGILSHPEPYREGMARLSPEGAAGRLADWLEEFL, from the coding sequence ATGGTCCTCCTGACCGGGGGCGGAACCGGGGGGCACCTTTTCCCCGCCTTGGCGGTGGCGGAGGAACTTAGGAAGCGGGGCCTCGAGGTCTTCTACCTGGGAAGCCAAGGGGGCCTCGAGGCCCGCCTCCTCCCCGAGACCTCTATCCCCCACGCCTTGATCCCCGCAGGCAAGCTGGACCGGAGTGCCTTCAAACCAAAGGAAGCCCAGAAACTCCTCCTAGGCCTTGGGGCCGCCTGGCGGCTTCTCGCCGAGAGAAGGCCCAGGGCCATCCTCTCCACCGGAGGGTATGCCGGGTTTCCCGGGGCCATGGTGGGGGAACTTAAGGGGATTCCCGTCCTCCTCCACGAGCAAAACGCCAAGCTGGGTCTGGCCATAAGGCTCCTCGCCCCCATGGCCCGGGGTCTTGCCCTCTCCGTGCCGGTAACCCTTTCCCCTGGGCTTGCCCGCAAGGCCCGGGTCACCGGTTACCCCGTGCGGGAGGTACGCTACCCCAAGGCCGAGGCCAAGGCCAGGCTGGGCTTTCCCCCGGACAAGCCCTTGCTCCTCATTCTCGGGGGAAGCCAGGGCAGCCTGGAACTCAACGAGAAGCTCCCTCCCCTGCTGAAACCCCTAAACCTCCCTGTCCTTCACCAGCTGGGGGAGCGCTGGCTGGAGCGCTACCGGCATCTGGAGGAAGAGGACTACCGGGTTGCGGGGTTCGTGGACACCCCCTTGGCCATGAGCGCCGCGGATCTCCTCCTCGCCCGGGCCGGGGCGGGCACCCTGGCGGAAGCCGCCTACCACCGCCTGCCCGCCTTGCTGTTTCCCCTTTCCCCCAGCCTGGACGGAGGTGCCCAGGCGGCCAACGCCCAAGTCTACCGGCAGGCAGGCGGGGCGGAGCTTGGGGATCTGGCGAGGCTTGCCAAGCAGGTGGAAGGGATCCTGTCCCACCCCGAGCCCTACCGGGAGGGTATGGCCCGCCTTTCCCCTGAGGGCGCCGCGGGCAGACTTGCAGATTGGCTGGAGGAATTCCTATGA
- the ftsZ gene encoding cell division protein FtsZ, whose amino-acid sequence MEGAVIKVIGLGGAGNNAVNRMIEAGLVGVEFIAANTDAQVLAKSLADQRIQLGEKLTRGLGAGANPEIGEKAALEAEDLIAEALDGADLVFITAGMGGGTGTGSAPVVADIAKRLGALTVAVVTRPFSFEGPKRLKAAEEGIKRLKERVDAMVVVQNDRLLSAVDKKVSLKDAFLIADRVLYHGVKGITDVINLPGLINVDFADVKTLLEGAGQVLMGIGAGRGENRVEEAAKTATHSPLLERSIEGAKRLLLNVVGSEDLSLMEAAEVVERVREATGNEDVDILYGVTYDDRAQDELRVILIAAGFGESTVVPKPLRPVDFPTHPDPYNFDIPAFIRYGDADYPPRKGN is encoded by the coding sequence ATGGAGGGAGCAGTCATCAAGGTCATCGGTCTCGGGGGAGCAGGGAACAACGCGGTGAACCGCATGATTGAGGCGGGCCTCGTGGGGGTGGAGTTCATCGCCGCCAACACCGACGCCCAGGTGCTGGCCAAGAGCCTGGCCGACCAGCGCATCCAGCTTGGGGAGAAGCTCACCCGGGGCCTTGGGGCCGGGGCCAACCCCGAGATCGGGGAGAAGGCGGCCCTCGAGGCCGAGGACTTGATCGCCGAAGCCTTGGACGGGGCCGACCTGGTCTTTATCACCGCCGGCATGGGGGGCGGCACCGGAACGGGAAGCGCCCCGGTGGTGGCGGATATCGCCAAGCGGCTTGGAGCCCTCACCGTGGCCGTGGTGACCCGCCCCTTCAGCTTCGAAGGCCCGAAACGCCTCAAGGCGGCGGAAGAGGGTATCAAGCGCCTTAAGGAGCGGGTGGACGCCATGGTGGTGGTGCAAAACGACCGCCTCCTCTCTGCCGTGGACAAGAAGGTAAGCCTCAAGGATGCCTTCCTCATCGCTGACCGGGTCCTCTACCACGGGGTCAAGGGCATCACCGACGTCATCAATCTCCCAGGCCTCATCAACGTGGACTTCGCCGACGTGAAAACCCTTTTGGAGGGAGCAGGCCAGGTGCTCATGGGCATCGGGGCGGGACGGGGGGAAAACCGGGTAGAGGAAGCCGCCAAGACCGCTACCCACAGCCCCCTCCTGGAACGCTCCATCGAGGGAGCCAAGCGGCTTCTCCTCAACGTGGTGGGCTCCGAGGACCTCTCCCTTATGGAGGCAGCGGAGGTGGTGGAGCGGGTGCGGGAGGCCACGGGCAACGAGGATGTGGACATTCTCTACGGGGTCACCTATGACGATCGGGCCCAGGACGAGCTCAGGGTGATCCTCATCGCCGCAGGTTTCGGGGAAAGCACCGTGGTGCCCAAGCCGCTTAGGCCCGTGGACTTCCCCACCCACCCCGATCCCTACAACTTCGACATCCCCGCCTTTATCCGCTACGGGGATGCGGACTACCCCCCCAGAAAGGGCAACTAG
- the ruvC gene encoding crossover junction endodeoxyribonuclease RuvC: MVVLGIDPGITHLGLGVVEVEPKGTLKARLLHGEVVRTSHKEPAQERVGRIHARVKEALARFHPEALAVEEQFFYRQNELAYKVGWALGAVLVAAFEAGVPVHAYGPMQVKQALAGHGHAGKEEVALMVRGILGLKEAPKPSHLADALAIALTHAFYARLGAGKPL, encoded by the coding sequence ATGGTGGTTTTGGGCATAGACCCCGGCATCACCCACCTGGGCCTGGGGGTGGTGGAGGTGGAGCCCAAGGGCACCCTAAAAGCCCGCCTCCTCCACGGGGAGGTGGTGAGGACCTCCCACAAGGAACCCGCCCAGGAACGGGTGGGGCGCATCCACGCCCGGGTAAAGGAGGCCCTTGCCCGCTTCCACCCCGAGGCCCTGGCGGTGGAGGAGCAGTTCTTCTACCGGCAGAACGAGCTGGCCTACAAGGTGGGCTGGGCCCTGGGGGCGGTGCTGGTGGCGGCCTTTGAGGCCGGGGTTCCCGTTCACGCCTACGGTCCCATGCAGGTAAAACAGGCCCTAGCTGGGCACGGGCACGCCGGTAAGGAAGAGGTGGCCTTGATGGTCCGGGGCATCCTGGGTTTGAAGGAGGCTCCCAAGCCCAGCCACCTGGCCGATGCCCTGGCTATTGCTTTGACCCACGCCTTTTACGCCCGCCTAGGAGCGGGGAAGCCCTTATAA
- the murC gene encoding UDP-N-acetylmuramate--L-alanine ligase, translating to MTRVHIMGLEGVGMSALARLLLGEGIEVTGCDLAPGRRAESLGVPVHRGHDPAHLRKEDTLVVPTPISLDHPEVEEARRKGMRVLRRMELLAHLLRQRPSLGVTGTHGKTTTTGMLASILLAAGLDPWVLLGGELSLLPGNARFGLGPRLAEVDESDPLFQEVEVAVAVATNLEADHIAPAGQRAPNYHASLEELEKAMRGFLSRAKTVVVPTFDPRLLRLSQGLPRKLFGEGGDLWAEETELGPTGSRFQLVYQGRTLGEARLQVPGAHNVQNALAAALAALSFGVEPRAILEGLALFPGVGRRFQKIGEVRGAWVVDDYAHHPTEVKATLATAKLLGRRIRVLFQPHRLLRTQELWEGFAEALSSAHEVVVLPVYTAGEKAGISPEALSRRIAERLLALGKSARFLDKEEALAYARATAAPQDLWLTLGAGDVTELAWRLVHEG from the coding sequence ATGACACGGGTACACATCATGGGCCTCGAGGGAGTGGGCATGAGCGCCTTGGCCCGCCTCCTACTGGGAGAAGGAATAGAAGTAACCGGGTGCGACCTAGCCCCTGGCCGGCGGGCGGAAAGCCTAGGGGTCCCGGTCCATAGGGGCCACGATCCTGCCCATCTCCGGAAGGAGGACACCCTGGTGGTTCCCACCCCCATCTCCCTGGACCACCCCGAGGTGGAGGAAGCCAGGCGCAAGGGAATGCGGGTGCTGAGGAGGATGGAGCTTCTTGCCCATCTGCTAAGGCAAAGACCCTCCTTGGGGGTCACCGGTACCCACGGCAAGACCACCACCACGGGGATGCTGGCCAGCATCCTCCTGGCCGCGGGCCTGGATCCCTGGGTGCTCCTCGGGGGCGAGCTCTCCCTCCTACCTGGAAACGCCCGCTTCGGCCTCGGCCCCCGCCTGGCGGAGGTGGACGAGTCCGATCCCCTCTTCCAGGAGGTGGAGGTGGCGGTGGCAGTGGCCACCAACCTCGAGGCGGACCACATCGCCCCCGCCGGGCAAAGGGCCCCCAACTACCATGCGAGCCTGGAGGAGTTGGAAAAAGCCATGCGGGGCTTTTTGAGCAGGGCCAAGACGGTGGTGGTGCCCACCTTCGACCCCAGGCTTCTAAGGCTTTCCCAGGGACTCCCCAGGAAACTTTTCGGAGAGGGAGGGGACCTTTGGGCCGAGGAAACCGAGCTTGGACCCACGGGAAGCCGTTTCCAACTCGTGTACCAAGGCCGGACCCTGGGGGAGGCTAGGCTCCAAGTCCCGGGCGCTCACAACGTGCAAAACGCCCTGGCTGCCGCCTTAGCCGCCCTAAGCTTCGGGGTGGAACCCAGGGCCATCCTCGAGGGCCTGGCCCTTTTCCCGGGGGTGGGGCGCCGGTTCCAAAAAATTGGGGAGGTACGGGGTGCATGGGTGGTGGACGATTACGCCCACCACCCCACGGAGGTGAAGGCCACCTTGGCCACCGCCAAGCTCCTGGGCCGCCGGATACGGGTGCTCTTCCAACCCCACCGCCTCCTCCGTACCCAGGAGCTTTGGGAAGGCTTTGCCGAGGCCCTATCCTCCGCGCACGAGGTGGTGGTTCTTCCCGTGTACACCGCGGGGGAAAAGGCGGGTATCTCCCCCGAAGCCCTTTCCCGAAGGATCGCCGAACGGCTTCTGGCCCTGGGGAAATCCGCCCGTTTTCTGGACAAGGAGGAGGCCCTGGCCTACGCCAGGGCCACCGCCGCTCCCCAGGACCTCTGGCTCACCTTGGGAGCAGGGGACGTGACGGAACTCGCCTGGAGGCTCGTCCATGAGGGTTGA
- a CDS encoding FtsW/RodA/SpoVE family cell cycle protein, with the protein MDPVLLLSALLLMAFGLLGVGVAEPNLLPNHLLRISVALGAMILGLLLPPERLLRHARFLLVATMVLLVAVLIVGSGPGGVRRWFYLGPLAFQPSELAKVVLVYYLASFVGRKGNDYPIVGAAGLVGLAAGLVLVEPDFATALFLVTLAGLLFILAGVPWRRLIMVSLAGAMALAPFSGLYFARFRYVSERFTSFLDYLQGEANPSQTAYQVLQAQKALILAGPLGQGPSGNLPHLPEAHNDMVFASVVFATGWLGGFMVLLLYFLLFARGLSLALRLPGPLGLVAMGLTLYLTLQAALNIGVTVGFLPVTGVPLPLVSYGGSSLLVSGFAVGALMRLAREAPRKGVGPWSS; encoded by the coding sequence ATGGACCCCGTCCTCCTCTTAAGCGCCCTTCTCCTCATGGCCTTCGGCCTCCTGGGCGTGGGGGTGGCCGAGCCAAACCTCCTCCCAAACCATCTCCTTCGCATCAGCGTGGCGCTTGGGGCCATGATCCTGGGCCTTCTCCTGCCTCCCGAAAGGCTCCTTCGCCATGCCCGCTTCCTGCTTGTCGCCACCATGGTTCTCCTCGTGGCGGTCCTCATCGTGGGAAGCGGCCCAGGAGGAGTACGGCGGTGGTTTTACCTGGGGCCCTTAGCCTTCCAGCCCTCGGAACTCGCCAAGGTGGTGCTGGTCTACTACCTGGCCTCCTTCGTGGGGCGAAAGGGAAACGACTACCCCATTGTGGGCGCCGCGGGCTTGGTGGGCCTCGCCGCAGGGTTGGTGCTGGTGGAACCCGACTTCGCCACTGCCCTCTTCCTGGTAACCCTGGCTGGCCTCCTCTTTATCCTTGCGGGGGTACCCTGGCGGAGGCTCATCATGGTGAGCCTGGCGGGGGCCATGGCCCTAGCCCCCTTCTCCGGCCTCTACTTCGCCCGCTTCCGCTATGTGTCCGAGCGTTTCACAAGCTTCTTGGATTATCTCCAGGGCGAAGCCAACCCTTCCCAGACCGCCTACCAGGTTCTCCAAGCCCAAAAGGCCTTGATCCTGGCCGGTCCCCTTGGCCAGGGTCCTTCGGGCAACCTGCCGCACCTGCCCGAGGCCCACAACGACATGGTCTTTGCCAGCGTGGTCTTCGCCACCGGCTGGCTGGGAGGGTTCATGGTGCTCTTGCTCTACTTCCTTCTCTTCGCCCGGGGACTCTCCCTGGCCCTCAGGCTTCCTGGACCCTTGGGGTTGGTGGCCATGGGCCTTACCCTTTACCTCACCCTGCAGGCCGCCTTGAACATCGGGGTGACCGTGGGATTCCTGCCGGTCACGGGGGTACCTCTCCCCCTGGTTTCCTATGGGGGAAGCTCCCTTTTGGTTTCCGGCTTCGCCGTGGGGGCCCTGATGCGCCTGGCCCGGGAAGCGCCCAGGAAGGGGGTGGGGCCATGGTCCTCCTGA
- a CDS encoding YeeE/YedE family protein: protein MERTARPQPLPLLLFALLASGLSYAVHLASGTRLVLAFWVAVLLGLALFHAKFGFASGFRRFLLTGESRLLRAHFLLFALTALLFFPFLVQGEAFGQAVQGFVVPLGVALAVGAFLFGVGMQLGDGCASGTLYHTGSGDTRGILVLLGFMVGSLLGVYHLPYWQALPAWSPGSALTWFPSPYMGLLLWIGLLAFLYLLVSRVEKRRTGQVVPLWQREATHPLFGPWSLVGGAAVLALGSLLILLLLGRPWGVTAAFALWGGKLAQLLGIPVMDWALFNNPAFAEKLEQSILKDPTSVTNFGVFLGAFLGATLGGAFRLQDLRRIPWTTHLGVFLGGVLMGYGARLAGGCNIGAYLGGTASFSLHGPLWGVFALLGTALGVRLRPACRLENEGKTGKSLPST, encoded by the coding sequence ATGGAGCGGACAGCGCGCCCCCAACCCCTGCCCCTCCTCCTCTTCGCCCTCCTGGCCTCGGGGCTTTCCTATGCCGTCCATCTGGCTTCGGGAACCCGGCTCGTTTTGGCCTTCTGGGTGGCGGTCCTCCTGGGCTTAGCCCTCTTCCACGCCAAGTTCGGCTTCGCCTCCGGCTTCCGCCGCTTCCTCCTCACCGGGGAAAGCCGCCTTCTCAGGGCCCACTTCCTCCTCTTTGCCCTCACCGCCCTCCTCTTCTTCCCCTTCCTGGTCCAGGGGGAGGCCTTCGGCCAGGCGGTCCAGGGCTTCGTGGTGCCCCTGGGGGTGGCCCTGGCGGTGGGGGCCTTCCTCTTCGGGGTCGGCATGCAACTGGGGGACGGGTGCGCCTCCGGTACCCTCTACCACACGGGAAGCGGGGACACCCGGGGGATTTTGGTTCTCTTGGGCTTCATGGTGGGCTCTTTGCTGGGGGTCTACCACCTCCCTTACTGGCAAGCCCTTCCCGCCTGGAGCCCAGGTAGTGCCCTCACTTGGTTTCCCTCCCCCTACATGGGCCTTCTCCTCTGGATAGGCCTTTTGGCCTTCCTCTACCTTCTGGTTTCCCGGGTGGAAAAAAGGCGCACGGGCCAGGTGGTACCTCTCTGGCAACGGGAAGCCACCCACCCCCTCTTCGGCCCTTGGAGCCTGGTGGGAGGTGCCGCAGTCCTAGCCCTAGGAAGCCTCCTTATCCTCCTATTATTGGGCCGCCCCTGGGGGGTAACGGCGGCCTTCGCCCTTTGGGGAGGCAAGCTGGCCCAACTTCTGGGGATCCCGGTGATGGATTGGGCCCTCTTCAACAACCCGGCCTTCGCCGAAAAACTAGAGCAGAGCATCCTTAAAGACCCCACCAGCGTGACCAATTTCGGGGTCTTCCTGGGAGCTTTCCTGGGAGCCACCCTGGGTGGGGCCTTTAGGCTTCAGGACCTGCGCCGCATCCCCTGGACCACCCACCTAGGGGTCTTCCTGGGAGGGGTGCTCATGGGCTACGGAGCCCGGCTGGCAGGGGGTTGCAACATCGGGGCCTACCTGGGGGGCACTGCCTCCTTCAGCCTCCACGGTCCCCTCTGGGGGGTCTTCGCCCTCCTGGGCACCGCCCTGGGGGTGCGGCTTAGGCCCGCCTGCCGCCTGGAAAACGAAGGCAAGACGGGAAAGAGCCTGCCTAGCACTTGA
- the ftsA gene encoding cell division protein FtsA: MIIAGLDVGTSKVTTVIGELAPDGVLDIIGEGSVPSQGLKRGVVVNLERTTEAIRQSVHQAERVAGVKVEQVILGVGGPHLKSVTSHGLAAIRRGQSISAADVERAIEQAKAYPFDADLELLHALPLEFKVDGQEGIRDPVGMAGVRLEVDVHLVAAGRGPLANLRRAVGEAGLAIEALVAQPLASGLGVLSPEEEHMTVLLLDVGGGTTEVAVFREGRLAHSSVLPLGGDHVTQDIAQLLKIPFEEAERVKRKYGAALPELADPELVLEINQEGGSLGEVPAPELARIIRPRLREILHLARQSVDEALGPLEIKVNRVILTGGSALLKGFDLLARQQYSLPVRVGKPHGVSGLTDVVATPAHATAVGLVRYATTLPLTAPEARRARERRERREEQAKGEGLWARIKEILNNLF; this comes from the coding sequence ATGATTATCGCTGGATTGGACGTCGGCACCAGCAAGGTCACCACCGTGATCGGGGAACTGGCCCCCGATGGCGTGCTGGACATCATCGGCGAGGGCAGCGTGCCCTCCCAGGGCTTGAAGCGGGGCGTGGTGGTCAACTTGGAGCGCACCACGGAAGCCATCCGCCAAAGCGTCCACCAGGCGGAGAGGGTAGCTGGGGTCAAAGTGGAGCAGGTCATCCTGGGGGTAGGAGGACCCCATCTCAAAAGCGTGACCAGCCATGGCCTGGCCGCCATCCGCCGGGGCCAGAGCATCAGCGCCGCCGACGTGGAGCGGGCCATAGAGCAGGCCAAGGCCTACCCCTTTGATGCCGACCTGGAGCTTCTGCACGCCCTGCCTCTGGAGTTCAAGGTGGACGGCCAAGAAGGCATCCGCGATCCCGTGGGCATGGCGGGAGTACGCCTCGAGGTGGACGTGCACTTGGTGGCAGCCGGCCGGGGACCCTTGGCCAACCTGCGCCGAGCCGTGGGGGAAGCAGGTTTGGCGATTGAGGCCCTGGTGGCCCAACCCCTGGCCAGCGGCCTCGGCGTGCTGTCCCCCGAGGAGGAACACATGACTGTACTCCTCCTGGACGTGGGTGGAGGCACCACCGAGGTGGCGGTCTTCCGGGAAGGCCGTCTGGCCCACTCCTCCGTTCTGCCCTTGGGTGGGGACCACGTAACCCAAGACATCGCCCAGCTCCTCAAGATCCCCTTTGAGGAGGCGGAAAGGGTGAAGCGCAAGTACGGGGCGGCCTTGCCGGAACTGGCGGATCCCGAGCTGGTTCTGGAGATCAACCAGGAAGGAGGGTCCTTGGGCGAGGTGCCCGCCCCCGAGCTCGCCCGCATCATCCGCCCCCGCCTGCGGGAGATCCTGCACCTGGCCCGTCAGTCGGTGGACGAGGCCTTAGGGCCCTTGGAAATCAAGGTCAATCGGGTCATCCTCACCGGGGGAAGTGCCCTTCTTAAGGGTTTCGACCTCCTGGCAAGGCAGCAGTACAGCCTCCCCGTGCGGGTGGGCAAGCCCCATGGGGTCTCCGGCCTCACCGACGTGGTGGCTACCCCCGCCCATGCCACCGCCGTGGGTTTGGTCCGGTACGCCACCACCTTGCCCCTCACCGCACCCGAGGCCCGGAGGGCCAGGGAAAGGAGGGAAAGGCGTGAGGAACAAGCTAAGGGTGAGGGCCTTTGGGCACGGATCAAGGAGATTCTGAACAACTTGTTCTAG
- a CDS encoding DOMON domain-containing protein, producing the protein MRKGIVWLLVLVLSGALAQAPKVDGKIASGEYAKTYKHEKSGITLHWSIVGDTLYLALEGKSKGWIGIGFLPEKTDKKKGADQYLFYMEGGKLVALDMYQTKRTGAPVTDEKEGGKNSILAAAATYENDTWVVEFSRKLKTGEATDVEITPGKKLIVLLAHAEKMDPKEEHKKTERWYLEDFTF; encoded by the coding sequence ATGAGAAAGGGCATCGTCTGGCTTCTGGTTCTGGTCCTGAGTGGGGCGCTGGCCCAGGCACCCAAGGTGGATGGGAAGATCGCCAGCGGGGAGTACGCCAAAACCTACAAGCACGAGAAAAGCGGCATCACCCTGCACTGGAGCATCGTGGGGGACACCCTGTATTTGGCCCTCGAGGGCAAGAGCAAGGGCTGGATCGGCATTGGCTTCCTGCCAGAGAAGACCGACAAGAAGAAGGGGGCGGACCAGTACCTCTTCTACATGGAGGGGGGCAAGCTGGTGGCCCTGGACATGTACCAGACCAAGCGCACGGGAGCCCCGGTAACCGATGAGAAGGAGGGGGGTAAAAACTCCATCCTGGCCGCTGCGGCCACCTACGAGAACGATACCTGGGTGGTGGAGTTCAGCCGCAAGCTGAAAACCGGGGAAGCCACCGACGTGGAGATCACCCCGGGGAAAAAGCTCATCGTCCTCCTGGCCCACGCGGAAAAGATGGACCCCAAGGAGGAGCATAAGAAGACCGAGCGCTGGTACCTGGAGGACTTCACCTTCTAG
- a CDS encoding FtsQ-type POTRA domain-containing protein, whose amino-acid sequence MWAMRLLLALLLAATLYVASLVLFPVEHIVVIGNKHLKTEDILARTQLHVGEPWLWIRSDRLQGLRRDPWVAEARLEKPRIGEVRLILREREPFLPLTDGNALATDGTVLPGGARMAKGPQVEGQGPLPVQDLLALARAYPEATRLRYTPAGFWVETPQGVAFAPEARLLVKYAQAGAPKGRVYLYSWGVSVSP is encoded by the coding sequence ATGTGGGCGATGAGGCTTCTGCTGGCCTTGCTTCTCGCCGCCACCTTATATGTGGCCAGCCTGGTGCTCTTCCCCGTGGAACACATCGTGGTGATAGGCAACAAGCATTTAAAAACGGAGGACATCCTTGCCCGCACGCAGCTCCATGTTGGCGAACCCTGGCTTTGGATCCGCTCCGACCGCCTCCAAGGCCTTCGGCGGGATCCCTGGGTGGCAGAAGCCCGGCTGGAGAAGCCTCGGATAGGAGAGGTTCGCCTGATCCTCAGGGAGCGGGAACCCTTCCTTCCCCTGACGGACGGCAACGCCTTGGCTACCGATGGGACCGTGCTTCCAGGAGGGGCCCGCATGGCCAAGGGCCCTCAGGTGGAGGGCCAAGGTCCCCTGCCGGTCCAAGACCTCCTCGCCTTAGCCCGCGCCTATCCCGAGGCCACCCGGCTGCGCTACACGCCCGCCGGGTTTTGGGTGGAAACACCCCAGGGCGTGGCCTTTGCTCCGGAAGCTCGGCTTCTAGTAAAGTATGCCCAGGCGGGCGCACCAAAGGGCAGGGTTTACCTGTATTCTTGGGGGGTGAGTGTAAGCCCATGA
- a CDS encoding UDP-N-acetylmuramate dehydrogenase, translated as MRVERVLLKDYTTLGVGGPAELWTVETKEDLLKATEAPYRVLGNGSNLLVMDEGVPERVIRLAGEFATYDLRGWVGAGVLLPLLVQEAARQGLSGLEGLLGIPAQVGGAVKMNAGTRFGEMADALEAVEIFHEGRFHIYLPQELGFGYRQSRLPPGGIVTRVRLKLKERPLEEIRRRMAEVDAARKGQPKRKSAGCAFKNPPGHSAGRLIDERGLKGLRVGDAMVSLEHGNFIVNLGQATARDVLELLKRIQEELPLELEWEVWP; from the coding sequence ATGAGGGTTGAACGGGTGCTTCTCAAGGACTACACCACCTTAGGGGTGGGAGGCCCGGCGGAGCTTTGGACCGTGGAAACCAAGGAGGACCTCCTAAAGGCCACGGAGGCTCCTTACCGGGTCCTGGGGAATGGCTCCAACCTTCTGGTAATGGACGAGGGAGTGCCCGAAAGGGTGATCCGCCTTGCAGGGGAGTTCGCCACCTATGACCTAAGGGGCTGGGTGGGAGCGGGAGTCCTCCTTCCCCTCCTGGTACAGGAGGCAGCCCGCCAAGGGCTTTCCGGCCTCGAGGGCCTCCTCGGCATCCCCGCCCAGGTGGGAGGTGCGGTCAAGATGAATGCGGGCACCCGGTTTGGGGAGATGGCGGATGCCCTCGAGGCAGTGGAGATCTTCCACGAGGGCCGTTTTCACATCTACCTCCCCCAGGAACTGGGCTTCGGCTACCGCCAAAGCCGCCTCCCCCCCGGGGGCATCGTGACCCGGGTCCGCCTGAAGCTGAAAGAGCGCCCCTTGGAGGAAATCCGGCGGCGCATGGCCGAGGTGGACGCCGCCAGGAAGGGCCAGCCCAAGCGGAAAAGCGCCGGCTGCGCTTTCAAAAACCCCCCAGGCCACTCCGCAGGAAGGCTTATAGACGAACGGGGCCTCAAGGGCCTCAGGGTGGGCGACGCCATGGTATCCCTTGAACATGGAAACTTTATCGTTAATCTGGGACAAGCCACAGCTAGGGACGTGTTGGAACTCCTAAAGCGGATCCAGGAAGAACTGCCCCTGGAGCTGGAGTGGGAGGTGTGGCCTTGA